aaaacgaccgAATGTCATTTCTGTGAGTGTAAAAGCTCAATTAGCAGCCAGAGCCTTTAACAGCACATTAACTCTTCCTTAATTACAGCCACCTTACGGGTGAGTGTGGACGTGATAGGTTTATGAAGATGTTGCATTATAGTGTTGGTGTCGTTAACTCTcaagcatgaaacaaaaaaaggagagagagagagagagagcgagagagagagagagagagagagagagaatctaTATGGTTcttaaatgtgtctttgttctgtTATGGGCAAAGTGGGCCACACAAGCTGTCAGTGCGTAAAGAGAGCGCATGATGGATCACTGAATCCACCGCGCTGCTTTTCACAGTGTCTGCAGGATTCAGgctgaacaaatgtttttttgcattagAGAAATAGGCTACACCTTTTGCCAAAACTTAAAATTCAGATCTCCGTAAAGCCAGATtaaatattttgacatttacttctcaaagtattttttttttcccacactggaaataaaaataaatgaatgcaaaacTGACAAATTAAATCCTAGCTAGAAACCACTCACAGGCAACGAATCTGAAAGGGTTAATATGTAGGGCTAGATGAATACAGacttcattcatttaaatttaTTTCCAAAAGATTTAGGAcgatgtggaaaatgtaaacaaaaaccGGAAGTGAtgatttagaaaaacatggaaacctaatATTTAATGAATGATCgcacaaagaaaaaatgttgaaactgagaaatgtcattgttcCTTTAAAATTATAAGACAAATTTGAATTAAATTCCAGCAacacgatttaaaaaaaaaaaaggttggggcatgtaaaaaaaaaaaaggattttaaactCTAAAGCAACTTTAAACATCTTTAAGTTAAAGCGTGATGTTTGACCTCTTTGTTTAaatccacatcattactgtgtgttattattattatgctcGTTCAGtgattatttttacatttcgtCATTAATCTGTCATTTTCAGCTCCTCTTAACAGCACAGCCTGAAAATGTGTcctgatgtttgtgttcttatCAGATGGATGAGCTCGTCTGATTGAAGCATTTGTCATGTAAATGCGAGCCCGTTTGATGGACGAGCCCGCAGACTTGACAGAGTGCTGTAGGTCCTTTGCCATTGGCGTTTAGCGGGTCACATGGTGTGTCAGGAAGGTGATATGAGGGTGGAAGGCAGCTTTGACATACTACCTAGAAGGGTTAGGGGCAAAGGGAGCAGCGATTAATGACTGCTCGCTCTTGATCACTTTTCTGAACAAACAACAGGCCCCGGCTCCAGGATGAACTCCTACTTAGATTATCCAGTGTGCAACAGGGGAGCGAATCTCTTCAGTGCCAAGGCCGGATACCACACTTTAAACCATGGATACATGTCGTCCAACTCCTGCGCAACAAGTGAGACTTACGCACCAGACGGGCGCATAGTCGCTGCAACTTCTGCGCCACACCAGAGCCCGAGTCTCCCCCTGCACCATCAGACACACGTCAACTTGGACCTACAGTTTGCACCACAGAGTAACTCCATGTATGGCTCTCCTTTGGAGTACGGACATCACCAGTACGGCCTCGCTCCCGAGCAGGACCGCAGCTACATTCACGCTCAGGTTTCACCCCTGGGAACAAACATGGCTCCCTACACCGGGGACAGCTGCGGGCCTGGAGTCTCAACCGGGGGTCAGTACTTACATTTCGGCAGCGGGGATCAGAGGCTGCAAGAATACCCAGAGAGCGTTTACTCGAGACTTCCGGTTCATAACAAGGAGAAGGACCTGGAGCATGTGGAGGAGGCTTCGAAAACATTCGACTGGATGAAAGTGAAGAGAAATCCTCCCAAAACAGGTTTGTTCATCCTCACAGATATTTGAATTAAGAGCTGGGATTGCTGTTAAAAGAACCCATGAGGCCTCTGGGGATGATATGACACACAGTGCGTAAAAATGCAACTTACACAATGAAGCTTAAATCATTCTGGAAGAAAAAATCTATAATGACTAATGTCCTCCACATTTTTCctattcattttcacatttttcttcacATGCAAACTCCATTCTTCAGCTCCatgactcatgttttttttttttctccaccatcATCCATTTCTCTCCTCAGCGGTCCTGTCGGAGTTCGGGGTTCCCGGCCAGCACAACGTGATCCGCACCAACTTCACCACCAAGCAGCTGACCGAGCTGGAGAAAGAGTTCCACTTCAACAAGTACCTGACGCGGGCGCGGAGGGTGGAGGTGGCCGCCAGTCTGGAGCTCAACGAGACGCAGGTGAAGATCTGGTTCCAGAATCGCCGCATGAAGCAGAAGAAACGCGAGAAGCTGGGCTGCGTTCTGGTCAACACACCGACACCTGTGGAGAAAGTCTCCGGGCCTGACACCTCTCCACAGGGGAAAGGGGAAAGACTGTGATCAATGaagtgacttaaaaaaaaaaaaaaaaaagaataacatgaCTGTGGGGCCTTCAGGGCAGGTTTTCTACTTCTTTGCCTCAGTGGCACCAttccagaaagaaaaaaaactgtgaaaaatggACGTGCACTATAGAATACAGGGTATGTTTGTGTCTGCTAGTGTGCTTAAACTGCGTTTGTTTTACACATAAGAAGCttgaaaaacacttttctctCGAGcattggtttgttttgtgtttgagcaCTGAGAACTCAGTGTGAATGTTTGCACTATTTATTTACAGGGTATTTTACAATGACTGTTCAGAGGATTTAGCTTAATAAAGAAAGTCTATCAAATAGAAGAAAAAGTGTCATAATTGATGTTTTTGTGaagagaaaactgaaaaaaatgctttaatgtTCAATCAAACTTTTAATTTTCATATCGAGTTTGCGTCCTTCCATAAagacattttctgtttaaaaaattaaaaatttaaatttttcTAAAGGATTTTGAATCGCATTACAAATTCTATTTCTGTATGTactggcattaaaaaaaaaggcccctTGCATAATGTGACAAGAGGAATCTTTCACAACACATGGGGTGGTTCTCACTGACCTTTTCACCTCCAAATACCTCCAGGGGCTCTAAACATGACAACAAACTCCAGGGAGCCCGGTCTCACCCTTGATTTGTTACCCAAATTCTGCCTGGATACAGCTGACACAGGTTGCACTGACGTCCACTTACTAGAGTTTAATACCAGTGATCAAACAACCACATTTTGCTTTATAAAAACAGGGAGAATAGTGGGATAAATCCACATTTCAGAGGTCACTGTGGCTTCAGTTTGAGCCAAACGTTTGCAGGACCTGACCACCTGGTTTCATGTGATGCTAAAGGGGCAGCAGTTTCAATATTTGCTCTGGGTGTTGGGTTTGTGCACACACTTTCTGCCCCAGCAGCACCGGCCTGTTGGtgccctttttttcccctaaaGCTGAGGTTCACGCAGAGTTCAGGCACAAATGAATGCAGAGTCAATCTGTCAAGACACCCGGAGTGGCCTCGGAGAACTCTCGGCCTCtcatacttttacatttttgcaggTTTTTGCTTTTAATATTTAGACTAAAGAGTTTAAAGATCATTGACGGGAAAATTGTTCTATGAAGAAAAAAGACGTTTCAAGGGAATGGAAATCTGCAATGATTTGAAATATATATGCATGAGTATGCAGTTCTCACACAACTATATTAAAAATTAATACAGCTCCACTAATAGAAGTTACAGTTGAAATAGCATACGGCCCATTACTgtaaattggaaaaaaaaggctgagcGGGTTTGTTGTCAATGCATTTTCTTTACAACAGCAGAAGCTCTTCAGATGAGTCACAAGGCCAAGGACTGTGGAGGTGACAATAGCCACAGTGAAAAGTGACagattcaacaacaaaaaaagagaggggacAGTGCAGAAAACAAGTGTGGGGGGCTTCACTCCTGAGGTGTGATCCCTGCCATCTCTGTGGGTAATACCTCAGCGCTCCCAGCGGGCTCTCCATCTGGAGGTGTCAGAGTCGGTGCTGCAGCC
The genomic region above belongs to Labrus bergylta chromosome 21, fLabBer1.1, whole genome shotgun sequence and contains:
- the hoxb1b gene encoding homeobox protein Hox-B1b; translated protein: MNSYLDYPVCNRGANLFSAKAGYHTLNHGYMSSNSCATSETYAPDGRIVAATSAPHQSPSLPLHHQTHVNLDLQFAPQSNSMYGSPLEYGHHQYGLAPEQDRSYIHAQVSPLGTNMAPYTGDSCGPGVSTGGQYLHFGSGDQRLQEYPESVYSRLPVHNKEKDLEHVEEASKTFDWMKVKRNPPKTAVLSEFGVPGQHNVIRTNFTTKQLTELEKEFHFNKYLTRARRVEVAASLELNETQVKIWFQNRRMKQKKREKLGCVLVNTPTPVEKVSGPDTSPQGKGERL